The following proteins come from a genomic window of Brevibacillus antibioticus:
- the rodA gene encoding rod shape-determining protein RodA, giving the protein MDLEKRHLKTIDWTIILILAGLGIFSYLGISGSAAGVDKAHQQVLWYVIGFIVLGVTLLFDYRLFHNMAYVLYAVGVILLIGVFQTKAINNATSWYNLGPVLFQPSEPMKLFTILTVARFLSKRANDQDRFYYFYKLIPVMSLVGFPLLLILMQPDLGTAMVYTGMLATMLIVGGIRMKHVLYMGGLVGSFFAAMTLLYQYKQDIFFKIIKPYQWDRIVFWMNPDLEPMGRGFQLKQALIAIGSGQLFGKGIDTPTQASFGWVPVGESDFIFTVIAEKLGFVGAGLLMILFFVLIYRMIRIAMEAKDPFGSYVVAGVVGMLTFQIFENIGMTIQLMPITGIPLPFISYGGSSLITNFLIIGVVLNIGMRKDKLRFD; this is encoded by the coding sequence ATGGACCTGGAAAAACGTCATTTAAAAACAATTGACTGGACCATCATCTTGATTTTGGCAGGGCTAGGTATCTTCAGCTATCTGGGGATTTCCGGTTCTGCGGCAGGTGTAGATAAGGCGCATCAGCAGGTCCTTTGGTATGTCATCGGCTTTATTGTACTGGGTGTTACATTGCTATTTGACTACCGGCTCTTTCACAACATGGCCTATGTTTTGTATGCGGTCGGTGTGATTCTTTTGATCGGGGTATTTCAGACAAAAGCGATTAACAATGCCACGAGTTGGTACAACCTTGGTCCTGTGTTGTTTCAGCCTTCTGAACCAATGAAGCTGTTCACGATATTGACCGTTGCACGCTTCTTGTCCAAGAGGGCAAACGATCAAGACCGCTTTTACTACTTTTACAAACTGATCCCGGTAATGTCCTTGGTTGGCTTTCCGTTGCTACTGATTTTGATGCAGCCCGATTTGGGTACCGCAATGGTTTATACAGGTATGCTTGCCACTATGCTAATCGTTGGTGGTATACGGATGAAGCATGTATTGTATATGGGCGGGCTGGTCGGCAGCTTTTTTGCGGCCATGACACTGTTGTATCAATACAAGCAGGATATCTTTTTCAAGATTATCAAGCCGTATCAATGGGATCGGATCGTCTTTTGGATGAACCCGGATCTTGAACCGATGGGACGAGGGTTCCAGCTCAAGCAAGCATTGATTGCTATCGGCTCAGGGCAATTGTTCGGAAAAGGGATTGATACGCCGACACAAGCGAGCTTTGGATGGGTGCCGGTAGGAGAGAGTGATTTTATCTTTACCGTCATTGCAGAAAAGCTGGGCTTTGTCGGAGCGGGATTGCTAATGATTTTGTTTTTCGTCTTGATTTACCGAATGATCCGAATCGCTATGGAGGCAAAAGATCCGTTCGGCTCCTACGTTGTCGCGGGTGTCGTAGGAATGCTTACCTTCCAGATCTTTGAGAACATCGGGATGACGATTCAGTTGATGCCGATTACGGGTATTCCGCTTCCGTTCATTAGCTACGGCGGGAGCTCGCTTATAACCAACTTCCTGATCATTGGTGTGGTGCTCAATATTGGGATGCGTAAGGACAAGTTGCGTTTTGATTAA
- the mreD gene encoding rod shape-determining protein MreD, whose protein sequence is MARFLLTLGVVIMFVLEGTVMQVFTPGTWGLSWMTVPRFALVCCIIISMYLGRREGLYYGIAFGFLQDVLFGQLIGIYTMSMMVASYFAGMIVLLFQRGFGMVFITSFLILFGHEWLLYSLFRLFSAAPFDVQWILTHQILPSVLLNLAFGLLVYFPIKNVCNKILAKKEMRMQ, encoded by the coding sequence ATGGCTCGGTTTTTATTGACGTTGGGTGTCGTGATCATGTTTGTTTTGGAAGGAACCGTGATGCAAGTATTTACACCTGGTACATGGGGTCTGTCTTGGATGACGGTACCCCGGTTTGCGCTTGTATGCTGCATCATTATTTCAATGTATCTCGGCAGGCGCGAAGGTTTGTATTACGGGATCGCATTCGGATTTTTACAAGATGTCCTGTTTGGGCAACTAATTGGAATCTATACCATGTCCATGATGGTGGCCAGCTACTTTGCAGGGATGATTGTTCTTTTGTTCCAGAGAGGATTCGGGATGGTTTTCATAACCAGCTTCCTGATTTTGTTCGGGCATGAGTGGCTTTTGTATTCCTTGTTCCGCTTGTTTTCCGCTGCCCCCTTCGATGTTCAATGGATTTTGACACATCAAATTTTGCCTAGTGTGCTGTTGAATCTCGCTTTTGGCTTACTGGTATACTTTCCGATCAAGAATGTATGCAACAAGATTCTGGCGAAAAAGGAAATGCGCATGCAGTAA
- a CDS encoding peptidoglycan D,D-transpeptidase FtsI family protein produces the protein MEEVKEPKSDIPIRLNMLFVIVFLFFAAIILRLAFVQLVEGEQYKHELEKFSIRELPISAPRGRILDKNGEVLVSNKPVYTVQYVEEQGQDIDEEKVADRLAKILIPDGGKIGTDKELLKKTIELRSTLPIAFNAQETNDLKGKVAAKLKTVPRVEAVDQMSDFELVKTAVYLGMRVRSPFDDKERADLNKKLNAAKPGTPAITEANTTDFELLKMAINANMTLTLKLDKEDRNDLAKKVKDQIGVLPTLKGLAEKSDMDLLRYASLFDMDIKLPLTEQQRQFQWHKLSLLQEMRSPQMASYIPRRVKVNITEQEMFQIEERRTELPGISVELEPVRQIFEDPDGSAFGTHFLGYINAIRPESLKEYQAQGYNAIDRVGVTGLESSYERYLRGKNGFMEVHVNKNSETVEKQMRQAPEPGNDLVLAMDWRYQSKIEAILKEEVEAYKKRPTTPKVFKDAHVLVMNPNTGEILAMASYPDYNLNLYYDRKKFNDSYASLILPNESNRFIYTPYPPASTYKPLSVMIALQEGLTTPNEIIYDRGGLEVGNTYKRNWKAGGHGPVNARRALQVSNNTYMYEMAKRLARKGKEGWEKQFSVYDYYNAQFGLGVKTGVDLPNEHTGWENQNMYFGNLADVMIGQYDLFTPMQLGQYVSTIANGGYRVRPHLVKEIRKGTTDPKKPGQTLSVIEPEVLNRVDIDPKNIQVVREGMRLVTQPGGTVQRFNGLPFTVAAKSGTAQTSQPAENALVVGFAPYENPQLVFVVVAPNSLRDGTSSSDATGPIARRLLEAYNELNPGVLTGGVPKPNPPSSK, from the coding sequence GTGGAAGAAGTCAAAGAACCGAAATCAGACATACCTATTCGGCTCAATATGTTGTTTGTGATTGTATTTTTGTTCTTCGCCGCCATTATTTTACGGCTAGCCTTTGTGCAGCTGGTGGAAGGCGAACAGTACAAGCATGAATTGGAAAAGTTCAGTATTCGTGAACTGCCGATCTCCGCTCCTCGTGGCCGTATCTTGGATAAAAATGGCGAGGTACTCGTTTCGAATAAGCCTGTGTACACCGTTCAATACGTTGAAGAACAAGGGCAGGACATTGATGAAGAGAAAGTCGCGGATCGTCTGGCAAAAATCCTCATTCCCGATGGCGGCAAAATTGGTACGGATAAGGAACTGTTAAAGAAGACGATTGAACTGAGATCAACTTTGCCTATTGCTTTCAATGCGCAAGAAACAAACGATCTCAAGGGAAAGGTTGCGGCGAAACTAAAAACGGTTCCAAGAGTAGAGGCCGTCGATCAGATGTCGGACTTTGAGCTAGTAAAAACCGCCGTATATCTCGGGATGCGCGTTCGTTCTCCTTTTGATGACAAGGAGAGAGCAGACCTTAATAAGAAACTGAATGCTGCCAAGCCGGGTACACCCGCTATTACGGAAGCGAACACGACAGATTTCGAACTGTTAAAAATGGCGATAAACGCCAATATGACCCTCACTCTGAAATTGGACAAGGAAGATCGCAATGACCTCGCCAAAAAAGTGAAGGATCAGATCGGAGTTTTGCCAACACTCAAAGGCTTAGCAGAGAAGTCTGACATGGATTTGTTGCGCTATGCCTCGTTGTTTGATATGGATATCAAACTGCCGTTGACAGAGCAGCAACGCCAATTTCAGTGGCACAAGCTCTCGTTGCTGCAGGAGATGCGTTCACCACAAATGGCCAGTTACATCCCTAGACGTGTCAAGGTCAACATCACGGAGCAGGAAATGTTCCAGATTGAAGAACGACGCACCGAACTGCCGGGAATTAGTGTGGAGCTGGAGCCTGTTCGCCAAATTTTCGAAGATCCGGATGGTTCGGCATTTGGTACTCACTTTCTCGGGTACATCAATGCCATTCGTCCTGAGAGCTTGAAAGAATATCAGGCACAAGGCTACAACGCTATCGACCGTGTCGGTGTAACCGGTCTGGAGAGCTCCTATGAACGTTATTTGCGCGGCAAAAACGGATTTATGGAAGTGCATGTGAACAAAAATTCGGAGACGGTAGAGAAGCAGATGCGCCAAGCCCCTGAGCCAGGAAACGATCTTGTTTTGGCAATGGATTGGCGCTATCAAAGCAAGATAGAGGCCATCTTGAAAGAAGAGGTTGAAGCATACAAGAAGCGCCCGACTACGCCAAAAGTATTTAAAGACGCACACGTATTGGTCATGAATCCTAATACGGGTGAAATATTGGCGATGGCGAGTTATCCAGACTATAATTTGAATCTGTATTACGACCGTAAGAAATTCAACGATAGTTACGCCTCGCTTATATTGCCGAACGAATCAAACCGATTCATTTATACGCCGTATCCACCTGCTTCTACCTACAAGCCGCTGTCTGTTATGATTGCGCTTCAGGAGGGGCTGACTACGCCGAACGAAATCATCTATGACCGAGGCGGCTTGGAAGTCGGTAACACGTATAAACGCAACTGGAAGGCAGGTGGTCATGGACCAGTAAACGCTCGTCGTGCCTTGCAGGTGTCGAACAATACGTATATGTATGAAATGGCGAAACGTTTAGCAAGAAAAGGGAAAGAAGGCTGGGAGAAGCAGTTCTCTGTCTATGATTACTACAATGCCCAGTTTGGTCTTGGTGTGAAAACAGGTGTGGATCTGCCGAATGAACATACCGGTTGGGAAAACCAGAACATGTACTTCGGGAACTTGGCGGACGTGATGATTGGTCAATATGATCTGTTCACGCCGATGCAGCTGGGTCAATATGTATCGACTATTGCTAATGGAGGGTATCGGGTACGCCCCCATCTTGTAAAAGAAATTCGCAAAGGAACCACCGATCCGAAGAAACCAGGACAAACGCTCTCGGTTATTGAACCAGAAGTGCTGAACCGGGTTGATATCGATCCGAAGAATATACAGGTGGTAAGAGAAGGGATGCGGCTGGTTACTCAGCCAGGTGGTACCGTTCAACGATTCAATGGGTTGCCGTTTACGGTTGCAGCCAAGTCTGGTACGGCACAAACGTCCCAGCCAGCGGAAAATGCACTGGTTGTCGGCTTTGCGCCTTATGAAAATCCTCAACTGGTTTTCGTCGTCGTTGCGCCGAACAGTTTGAGAGATGGTACATCTAGTTCTGATGCGACTGGTCCGATCGCGCGTCGATTGCTCGAAGCTTACAATGAACTGAATCCAGGTGTCCTTACTGGTGGGGTTCCAAAGCCGAATCCACCGTCCTCGAAGTAA
- the minD gene encoding septum site-determining protein MinD, with product MGIGIVVTSGKGGVGKTTTSANLGTALALLGQKVCMVDTDIGLRNLDVVMGLENRIIYDLVDVAEGACRLPQALIKDKRFDNLALLPAAQTKDKSAVSPEQMEEIITQLKREYDYVIIDCPAGIEQGFRNAVAGADQAIVVTTPEKAAVRDADRIIGLLEREKIGMPKLVINRVRSHMVKNGDMLDVEDILDLLAIDLIGVVPDDDHIIKSANQGEPAVMNHESRASIAYRNVARRLLGEAVPLQPLEEKAGVFRKMRKFFGLK from the coding sequence GTGGGGATAGGAATTGTCGTAACTTCCGGTAAAGGCGGCGTGGGTAAGACAACCACTTCCGCCAATTTGGGAACGGCGCTTGCATTGTTGGGACAAAAAGTGTGCATGGTAGATACCGATATTGGCTTGCGCAACCTGGATGTAGTCATGGGACTTGAGAACCGAATTATTTATGATCTGGTAGACGTTGCAGAAGGCGCATGCCGACTGCCACAAGCTCTGATCAAAGACAAGCGGTTTGACAATCTGGCATTGCTCCCGGCTGCTCAGACCAAGGACAAATCAGCAGTAAGTCCTGAGCAGATGGAGGAAATTATTACGCAACTGAAGCGGGAATATGATTATGTCATTATCGATTGCCCTGCGGGTATTGAGCAAGGCTTCCGCAATGCGGTGGCAGGAGCTGATCAAGCAATCGTCGTGACTACACCTGAAAAAGCCGCTGTTCGCGATGCTGATAGGATTATTGGCCTGTTAGAGCGAGAAAAAATCGGAATGCCTAAACTGGTGATCAACCGCGTTCGTTCCCATATGGTGAAAAATGGCGACATGCTGGATGTAGAAGACATTTTGGATTTGTTAGCCATTGACTTAATTGGTGTAGTGCCGGATGATGATCATATCATTAAATCCGCGAATCAAGGGGAGCCGGCTGTGATGAACCACGAATCGCGTGCTTCCATCGCGTATCGGAACGTCGCTCGTCGCCTTTTGGGTGAAGCGGTTCCATTGCAACCATTGGAAGAAAAAGCGGGCGTGTTCCGCAAAATGCGTAAATTCTTTGGATTAAAATAG
- the minC gene encoding septum site-determining protein MinC: MTTVKSKVTIKGTKEGLVFFMDDTCSFDELLADMREKIEHSHQQILSGPLIRVSIKLGKRYCSPEQQEQLTQIIRTKGNLVIHTIESDLITREEAMAERLKTQFSVQVNTVRSGQVLEFDGDLLLLGDVNPGGTVRSTGSIYVLGHLRGYAHAGISGDSQVIIAAAVMSPTQLRIADVISKPGEEWTNNSGGTEFAYLENEIMLVAKMNYLSRIRPDLGEKKREG; this comes from the coding sequence GTGACGACTGTGAAAAGCAAGGTCACGATCAAAGGGACTAAAGAGGGGCTCGTCTTCTTTATGGATGATACCTGTTCCTTCGACGAACTGCTGGCCGATATGCGTGAAAAAATAGAGCATAGCCACCAACAGATTTTGTCGGGGCCACTCATTCGGGTATCTATAAAATTGGGAAAACGATACTGCTCACCCGAGCAACAAGAGCAGTTGACTCAAATTATTCGAACAAAGGGCAACCTGGTGATCCATACAATCGAATCTGATTTGATCACGCGGGAAGAAGCTATGGCTGAACGCCTGAAAACCCAATTTTCCGTACAGGTAAATACGGTACGCTCTGGGCAAGTTCTGGAGTTTGACGGTGATTTGCTCTTATTGGGAGATGTCAATCCCGGGGGGACGGTTCGCAGTACAGGAAGCATCTACGTGCTTGGGCATCTCAGAGGGTACGCGCACGCAGGTATTTCCGGTGACTCACAGGTAATTATTGCGGCTGCAGTCATGAGTCCTACCCAGTTGCGGATTGCAGATGTGATCAGCAAGCCGGGTGAGGAATGGACGAATAATTCCGGAGGCACAGAATTTGCCTATCTGGAAAATGAGATCATGCTGGTAGCGAAAATGAACTACTTGTCGCGAATCCGCCCTGATTTGGGTGAGAAAAAGCGTGAGGGTTGA